Proteins co-encoded in one Thamnophis elegans isolate rThaEle1 chromosome 1, rThaEle1.pri, whole genome shotgun sequence genomic window:
- the C1H14orf39 gene encoding protein SIX6OS1, with protein MADSLLSNLDKLLLQLVFQLEQASYSKEYEKQQIQLYTANILGKKSEICHLHEEINKSEEAILSLCRQNKTNKENCNIWKPTYVILKKHEEYLQKELQNQQEATEKDKKMYQDYMNQYQEVFRQHQAKYLETTIAQEYYREKKEYEEIQDQVQQHSKLFKQKEAELIDLHRPGPFQSLSSWATQIASLRQNTKETLTHAAILKQQSAELVKTAKELEKKINYFKEHLDNVTEDQKDTEEMEEDSNMIEEKAKNQERKKGFDESLFKESQHLLNKKEQTYKPFNLSSIFQKLVQSVPTVKPLSQITDTGAEKKEDLAGHSTVTSMYFNHMENENQVCNQTEISTKPGCYSSTRDADAVSVPGLITPDPNIFPKTPDSCEMRTSFELFPPESEGLLSKSPAFSFLAGFTSKSQSPGFNFFDSSAFGSESSLDQPGESCSAGNINPISPHKDIGDFFGKMDNEDSFTFAFPTLPSAQVFQDGKEGFNFPFAFGSSEQSTLKGFQSASENRKPFSLF; from the exons TATATACTGCaaacattttggggaaaaaaagtgaaATCTGCCACCtacatgaagaaataaataaaagtgagGAAGCAATTCTTAGCTTATGCAGacaaaataaaaccaataaagaGAACTGTAACAT TTGGAAACCAACGTACGTTATTTTGAAAAAACATGAAGAATATTTACAGAAAGAACTTCAGAAtcaacaagaagcaacagaaaaagacAA aaaaatgtaccAGGATTATATGAATCAATATCAAGAAGTTTTCAGGCAGCACCAAGCAAAATATTTAGAAACTACAATTGCCCAAGAATATTATcgtgaaaaaaaagaatatgaagaAATTCAAGATCAAGTTCAACAACATTCTAAATTATTTAAGCAGAAAGAAGCTGAACTGATAGATCTTCACA GACCTGGTCCTTTCCAATCACTTTCTTCATGGGCAACACAAAT TGCTTCTCTGCGGCAGAACACAAAGGAAACTCTTACTCATGCAGCAATTCTCAAACAGCAATcagcagaacttgtcaaaactgcAAAAGAGCTAGAAAAGAAAATCAACTACTTCAAAGAG CATCTAGACAATGTTACAGAAGATCAAAAGGATACTGAAGAGATGGAAGAGGATTCTAATATgatagaagaaaaagcaaaaaatcaagaaagaaagaaggggtttGATGAAAG CTTGTTCAAAGAGAGTCAACATTTATTGAACAAGAAAGAACAAACGTATAAACCATTTAATCTAAGTAGCATTTTTCAGAAATTAGTTCAAAGTGTGCCAACTGTGAAGCCACTATCTCAGATCACAGACACAG gtgcagaaaagaaagaggatcTGGCAGGACATTCAACAGTAACTAGTATGTATTTCAACCATATGGAAAATGAAAATCAGGTATGCAATCAG ACAGAAATTTCTACTAAGCCTGGATGTTATTCTTCAACAAGAGATGCAGATGCTGTATCAGTTCCAGGGCTAATAACTCCAGACCCTAACATATTTCCAAAAACCCCTGACTCTTGTGAGATGAGAACTTCATTTGAACT ATTTCCACCAGAAAGTGAAGGATTGCTGTCCAAGTcacctgctttttcttttcttgctgggttTACCTCAAAGTCACAGTCACctggatttaatttttttgatTCTTCTGCATTTGGAAGTGAGAGTTCATTAGATCAG CCAGGTGAAAGCTGTTCTGCTGGAAATATAAATCCAATTTCTCCGCACAAAGATATTG GAGATTTCTTTGGGAAAATGGATAACGAAGATTCATTTACATTTGCATTTCCAACACTTCCTTCTGCTCAGGTTTTTCAAGATGGGAAAGAAGGCTTTAATTTTCCCTTTGCTTTTGGATCATCTGAGCAATCCACTCTAAAAGGTTTTCAATCTGCCTCAGAAAACAGAAAGCCATTTTCACTTTTCTGA